In Amia ocellicauda isolate fAmiCal2 chromosome 3, fAmiCal2.hap1, whole genome shotgun sequence, the DNA window CTCTCAAACATTCTTGTCATCGTTGGTGAAATGGtctgaaatgtaaataatagttatttaactgtaataagcatttattttttttgtgatttttccCTCAGTGTTCAGACTCAATACAgatattaaaagtaaaatacatcTGTTTCCCTCTGGGATGAATAAGAGATGCTTGTAAGCTGCAGGAATCGAATTTTAAGCACGTTGAAAACCAGTCACTTCCTGAGTCACAGCAGAGCATTTTAGAAcatactgctcaaagggttaagAGAAAATGGGCTAAAACTAATCTAAAACTACCCTCCTACTATACTATATACCCGACAATTCCTTGCCCCCCAAAACCCAGAGTCTCGAAGAACACTTATCACGGTCCTTGATGCAATGGAGCTCCGCTTCAAAAGTGCAAAGTGCAGTAGTCTTCTTCCTCTTCAAAAGTGCGAAGTGTGGATGAAGGGTGAAGCAGACCTGAATGCAGGTAACACCGTTCTTTGGTTTCTCTATCTCTTCTTCTTGACTACTTTATGTTGTTTCTAATTCTCCCTCTTTTCCTCTAGTATCACAGGAGTATCACGACGCACAGGGCACGCTGGACCACAGCATGCTGTCAGGAAGGGGATACTGTAAGAGAAGGAGTCGGTAGGTGGGTGCATATACAAGTTCTGTATCTTTCGTAATTGGTTTAACCTTTCACCATATTGCCTCAATTTACTTGTGTCATATTCTCATCACAGATCTGTGTAATCCagaatatttattaataaaccaGTTTACTTAATTTAAAGAGCCATACATTCCCTTCCCCATATCCAAGCTGTTGTTGGTGTTTTTATATTCcagtctttctgtctctgtgcttTCCAGCATGTCTCCACTCAGCCCTGTTGCCAGAAAGTCACTGCGCCCAAAGTCCAGCTTGCTGCTATGGTCTCACTCCACACCTTGCTTGTTCCCTGTCCTGCTATCTCCACGTCTCCTGCCCTGCTTGCACTTACTGTCTCTCTCTAAGGGAATCTCTCATGCTCTGGATCTGCTTTGTTAAATCAATTCTGCTCTACAGTGCCATATTCACATAACAGGAGCAGCTCCcttgggtgctcgactggaaggtaTAGTCTGGTAGGTTCTCTTTATCTCCATCCGAGGCTGAATCTTCCAGGATGTGCTGTCAAGGCCAAAGGGGAGGTAGGTAATACAATGCCAGGAGCATGTGCCTCGCAGGGCTATTGAGGCTCAACTAAagccaaaaccaggtgcccgaTAGAGGGAGCCGGTCCTGTCGTATCCAACCTATAGAATTGAACAAAAGCGTGCGGTGAGGCCAAGCTCACAGCCGAACACATGTCAGTCAatggggcaccttgaaaaaggtcCCAGAACGAGATCACCCCTCGAGTCAAGTGTGCCACCAGTGTTCATGTCACGGGCAGGGCGTGACTGGCCATTAGCATTAATTgatcacttattatttatttacttattatcattttttttcacTTGGTTATTGTTTTGCACACTGTGTTCATTTTTCactatggttttatttatttagtatgttCTTTTgacttccttattgtttctataTTTATGGTTAATTTGTTATTTGGGTTAATTATTGGGTTAATTGATTAAACCGGATCACATTCCCACACGGACTAACCTGCACGTTTTCTCATTGGCCCTTTTACCTGTGCCCCTATCCCTCTATTTAGTATTTAAGCCCAGGGAAATGGTCATTTGGCAGAGAGAGCAATGGACTACTGAGCAGGACATCTGGTGGAGAGGGGAACCAAGCAGTAGTGCTGGAGTGAAGCAACCGGCAGAGTGAGTGAAGACTGGGAAAGCAGTGAACGTTAAAGATTTCTCCAAGCACGGATTACAAAAGAAAGCTTTGGAAGCAACAGACATTGGATTGCTGGAGATGACAGCGCATGCAACGGAGCGTTAAGTACACGGTGGTAATTCTTTATGAATAATTAGAAAAGAGAAGCCACACGTTGCGGAGGTTGAACTTTCTTTATTAAGGCTTTGTTGAGATTTCCTCTGCCGTTTTACTTTGTGGAGAGTGTTCCCTGTCCTGGGGCTAGAGACTTAcctgctgtgatttatttttcggTCGTTGTGATGCAGACGGGTGACTGCGGtatagaagaaaagacattcattaattacatttgaattcgTGCAATCTGAGATTTCCTAATACTTGTTCCTACCTGCAGTtgttggggtcccagttggccgaCGGGGTTCCAACCCAGCTGCAAAGAGACTTGTGTTTTCTCCGAGAGGAAGGGGGATTCTTCCGTGTGGTGTCACCTATAGTGAACAGAAGAGACTGTAAAACTTTGACATCGCTTTCTGTGTTTTATACTAGGAAattggtttttatttattctacttagtcttttctttattttattttctttgttattctgggtagggtttttagtgttttgtgcccatttttattaaaggcattttaatataggttttagaatttgagATGCCAACTTCCTAGGGTTCTGAGctagtacagtcttcatgccctgttctagctatatataataaattgttACTTTTTTGTGAACTTGCCATCcgtgtggtggtgttctggggtctggtcgagcctgcccggggagagaatTGACGGGGgtgaacgaggtcctctctcgTCAAACAAGAGGTGGCGTGGTCATGAGTGTGTCGCCCCTACACACCCCATAGGCGGTGACATTCAGGCAACAGGGTTCCTGCTGACTTGTAGGCCATGGAGATTGTGTCCACGATCCAGTGCAAGAGGCACTGTTTggaaagcacctggccctgtaTCCGCTCTCCATAGACACAAAAACTGGTCAGCATACCGAATGTCTTTAGTGTGGTTCATGTAGAACCTAAAGGCCTGCGCCGGTGCAGGTGTAGCCAACTCTCCTCCTCCAAAGAGAAGGgaagaggatgaaaagccatcaaatcTACCGGCCTATTCACATAGAAGGGAGATATCCGTGGAACCATCCCCCTGCAAAACATACCCATGAGGGGTGTAAGGACAGATAATGCAACTCTCTCACACATTTGGCAGATGTTATCACCAGGAGAAATGTGGCCTTCAGTGACACTAAACCTGAGGTCAGCTGATTGCAATGGCTCAAATACAGTCTTCAATCAATGCAGTCAAGGTGCCAGGCAGGCGAGGGAAAGGGCATGGGGAGGTCAAAGTGGCCCAGGTGGTTCGCCATCGATCCAGGCGTGACACCTGGAGATGGCCACCAGGTacaccttgggtgtggatggaAACTGCTCCTGCAGAAATTGCACTATGAACCTTGTCCTGGCACCAAGTTTGAAAAGTCTGCCAGTGGTAGGAGTACTGTGACCTTCTAAAGGGAGCTTTCACCGACTGTATTGTGGACACTTCCACTTCCAACAGACCCCAGGATGTTGGATGATCCTGCTCAGAGACCAGGCCCAGAGTTGGAGCAGGCCTGGGTTAGGGTGccacagtgtgcactgtgcctGGCACCGCAGGTCTGCCCTTAAGGGGAAGCTGTCAGGGCTGTCTGCTCAGGAGGGAGACCAGTGCCTGTTTGCATAAAGCGTCTGAGACTGTTAAATCAGCCCTAAGTGCCTGAATTATTTGAGAGTGATGTCAGTTTGATGCTACTTTTACTCTTAGGAGTAAAAGCTATTCATAAATATTCTTTAGAATTAAAAGTACTCCTAACTCGACCACGAGGTCccctaactagttaggagttgggagatggcagcaatgagaagaCTAATGAGCGCACCTTCTGTGAAAGGAAATGTGTTAATATGATATATTAGTATGATAATGAAGAGTTATTGTGAtgatatagattggacagaaattgaatatttgGAATGCAGTTTCTTCCGCCATTGTCAGAAATGCGGCACTATCAGCAAGGATAGAGGTGATGAGAATGGTGCGGTGTCTGGTAACAGGGAACATGCAACAATGTAGTAGTGATGATTTGGGACCAGCCGAATTTTCCATCAAACCAAAATGGCATTAACAGCACCCGAGATCGTTCGACAGTTTACTGATATCCCCACTACTGCACAGCAAATACTCCCAAATCAAgtcacattcataatcaatgaCTATGCTTATAGGGTCAATGTTAGTCTAATCAATTCATAATCAATGCTAGCCTATATTCATTAAGGGTTTTACATATCACCGATTCTATATCTGACAATTTTTTTAcatgaataaaagtaaaaaataggccgcaaaatgaatgaaaaacaatCCAATCATACAAAGCATATTCACAATAAACTGTATGcacggtgacgaatgcatgctaactttaattttaatttaattcaatacAGAGAAAGtttctgaaatagcgaatctgTATAAAAACCATCTCCTTGGTCATTCCTCTTTGTATATATAACACTTTGTGACACTCCTTAATTGCAAAGTTTTGTCTTGCCTTTTGTGCCTGCAAGGCTGAGCATTTAACTATTGAGAGATCCTTTTGCTCTCGACCTTGGCTTGTCTTATTCTACCCTCACTTTTGGATTGTCTGTCTTGGCTGGTTCGTCTGATCAGTGAGCCTATGCCTATTTAACCTACCTTGATTCTGGCCTTCCCCTACATACCTGTTTGCCAGCCCAAGACCTCCTGGCTGACCACTGGTTTCTACTGTGCTCCGCACCTGGGTCTGCATCCCTTGACTGCCTCCCTGACAGAAAACTTCACCTTTTTCCATGGATACATCGAAGCTCCTGGAGTTTAATTCCACTTTAGTCAAGCAGGGTGCaatgctaggggaccatgaaaGAATGCTTAGGCTGATCGAGTCAACCCTGGACCAGATTGTCAAAAGGCCTGGCATCCCTTGTCTGCCTCCCTGACAGgtggatatatacatataaatataaagccCAATAAAGTGCAAATACTGCATTCATTAacgataataattaaaaatgtcaagAGCCACATATATTCTATAATTCTACACCTACTTCCCCTGAAGTCTCTACTGTTTTTCCTGCTTCGGTTCTTCCATCCAGTTTAGTAACTCTTATCAatcattttacatatatttctgttcCTTTACCCACTCCATCTCCTTCTCACAGTGTGTCATTTGTACATGTATCTGTGGCAGCAGGATAGAGCCGTTTATGGGAAGCCTCTGTGACACTCTGCATTACTGTCAACAGGGGGCAGAATTACCTGTAGAACGAGTTTCCACACGAGACAGGACAAACAAGTGAgtttgtatgtgagtgtgtgtcttgaTGGAGTCAGAATTGCAGTGTAACATCACCTCTTTGCGAAGTAGCCCAGCATCAACAACATGTATGTTTCCATTTGCCTGAATCAGAAAGCTGTATTTAAATCAGACACCATTGAGAAAGTGTAACAACCGCAGTATCATGCACTTCCACAAGTCCCCACCTGAGGTCGTCATTGCCCTCTCCATAccagtcacctctcccagctTCAATCAGTCACTCATTCAATCTCACAACACCACTCTGATTACTCACCATACACCTGCTCGCCATCATCTGCTTCTCCCACCGAGCTTTATGAACCCCCCTGCCCCATGGACCGTGACAGAAACGTCTGCATGCACTCTAAGGGACTAGACCCCCTTTACAGACATTCAATCTCTGCTGTTGAATCTACCCCTACTCTTCTACCTGCTGCTTAATGAAGGAACTAGCAATATTAAGAAACAGATAGGattataaacataataaatcttATAATACAATCTCAAAGCTATTTTGTCAGTATGTTGGATCAAACGTCTAGCAAACATCTTACATCACAAAATAATTTGCTTCATAAAGCAATGAAAAGGTATAAAGAATTACAAGTTTATTTTGCATTGcacttatacatttctttttccatttaatGTGGCATTACAATGACTTGACACCAAATGATGGaaatacagcaaaaaaaaaaaaaaaaaaaaaacatcaatacaCAGCAATGTTCCCCTAAGCTCTCTAGTCTGGAGCGGTCAGCCAACAGGGAGTGGATTAACTGTCACACACCTGGCACAGCCTCATTATAGTGCTGTAAGAAATAAACTGGCATTCTGACTCCGTGGGCTTGTCTTCAGTACATGAAAGACAACATTTGCTCAGGAATTAGTTCACCACAATAAGGATCATTCAGGGTTCGTCCTCACTTTCTCTATCAGAGAAAAAAGACTAAAAGCATATTAACTTCactaatttgatttaaaatcaCATTCTGCATACATCTTGAAAGCCCAAGTTATTGTGTTAATTCTCTCACATAATTGTACATTTTGCAAAGGAATTACTTCACCCCAATAGACATCATTCAGTGTTTATCCTCATTTTCTCTTCCAGTTAATATTACCAGTGATTTTATGTtcactcatttatttttaaatcacattctaCCTACACAAGTCTTTATGTCATTGCATATATTATCTCAAGTTATTCTTCTGTTCCATATGAATTTAGCTTGTTCCTTTTTCTGTAAAGCTTTTTTATTGTTGACATGATTTCCTCTGTTTTTAAAGAAGAGATGATAGGGTTCAGCATTGGTGGAATGACACAAGCCAAGGATGTATTAATTATCCTGGCATTTGGATGAATGGTGGAGCTCAATGTGGAAATATAAGTGGCACAAATTGGAAGATAAAAAATTGCCACCAAAATTAGGTGGGAGGTGCAGGTTTGCATGGCTTTCAAACGTCCCTCCTGTGTTGCAATTTTTAACAATGCaaatattatacatacataagaTAACGCAATCACTGCAACTGGTGCCACAAAAAATATTGTTGTTCCCAATGTTCCCATTATGAAATTAAGAGAATTGTCATTACAAGCCAGATGAATTGCAGGTCCATAATCACAAACATAGCTGTTTATCACTATAGATCTACAAAAGGACAATCTGGTAAATAAAAGTGTGGCTGTAACTGCCAATAGTGCTGTGATAGCCCACATTACTGCTAAAATCACAACCATTGAAGTATTGGTGATAATGTTGTAATATCTCAGTGGAAAGCATATAGCAACAAACCTGTCATAGGCTAGTACAACAAGAATAATCGACTGCATGGCGGAGAagaaaagtacaaaatacatattggCCAAGCAAGCTTCATATCTGATGAACTGAGAATCAAAGAGGAAAGTGTCAATTAACTTTGGTATAATTGCTGTGCTGCTACAAACATCAACTATAGCTAAATTACAAACGGCAACATACTTAGGGGTGTGAAGGCTACGCTCCATGTATATAATGAATAGGATGAAGGAATTACCTATTATAGTTACCACATAAACAAAGCACAAGAAAATGTAGTAATACTTTGCATTTGGTAGGTTATATAAGCCACTGATATAAAAGAACTGAGGCCGAACAAACGTAGCATTCAGAGGAAGTGTTGAATTCGGGGAGTTCATGGGCAGGTTTCAGTCTTCAAGCTCTCATCTGtaattacaaaattaattaCCTTCATTTTAGTTAAATATTAACACAAGAATACGATATGGGCACATGTGCAATAGACATTGATCTTTCACAGGAATGCCCAAGTATTTCtttgcaaaaacatttcagaCATTAAAAATAAGTGTACATAAGTGTACGGTGTACTGCATTGTATGTGCAGTCTATGAACCCAGCATACAAGTATGTCTCTTTTGCATAATTATATATTCTAACAATGAATTggctgcaaaaaaaacaaaaacctcaaGTTTACTGACATGCCCTACAACTTAATTTAGTTCTGATGAGATAAGGTTACAAGTTTTACCAAATATTTAAGTGCTAAATATACAGATCAGTATTAAAATGTTGAGTCTTCCTGTAATgtcttattataatgtatttccaGCCAATTCCTTAGTTATCGATTTGATGGCATGCAGACTGCATAAACGTCTCAAGTACAGCATACATTATAAAGGAGAGTCTTTATTTTATCTACTGTGTATTTCTAGAAAATCTTTTTAACACTCAGTCAATCagtgataataatagtaattagtaatatgcttaattACAATGTTTTAGGCAACCAACATATACAGACACCAAATAACAGTAAgagaatgaaaataataatactcaccacatataaatataatgataaACTTATAAGCATCAGGACTTGAGACACCTGTTTGTCCTGTTCTATAATAAAGTACTTTATGTGGTATTTTGTTCTACTCAGATGAGTGAATCATATTTATATGCTGCGACAGATACAGTATTATAAATGATGTCACTGTTTGCACCCCAAGGTGGTGACGGGAGGTACCTTGTAGATCTGTATGCGTATTGGTCTCCTGTGTGTTTCTGATTGTTTAGTACATGCCCTGACCGTTgccaataaaatacataaactcatatactcatttaaaaaaaatatgattgtattagcaagaaaataatatatatatcttaagTATCTTAAATAAAATTATCTTATAACTACTTGTCCCAGAAACCTTATGTCCCAGATGGTGGCACCGGCGGGTGGTCAAGACACTGGTAACCAAAATGGCTGACTACGCCACtatgaggggccgttcaattaaaaaataacagaaaatgaaatcatataccaaagtggatatgtcatatagcagaaaaaataatacatataccgAAGTGGATATTTTATACGCCACAAAAAATATGTCACTctgcaaagaaatatatatacagtgagggaaaaaagtatttgatcccctgctgattttgtacgtttgcccaatgacaaagaaatgatcagtctataattttaatggtaggtgtattttaacagtgagagacagaataacaacaaaaaaatccagaaaaacgcatttcaaaaaagttataaattgatttgaatgttaatgagggaaataagtatttgatcccctatcaatcagcaagatttctggctcccaggtatcttttatacaggtaacgagctgagattaggagcactctcttaaagggagtgctcctaatctcagctcgttacctgtataaaagacacctgtacacagaagcaatcaatcaatcagattccaaactctccaccatggccaagaccaaagagctgtccaaggaggtcagggacaagattgtagacctacacaaggctggaatgggctacaagaccattgccaagcagcttggtgagaaggtgacaacagttggtgcgattattcgcaaaatggaagaaacacaaaataactgtctgtctccctcggtctggggctccatgcaagatctcacctcgtaggagtttcaatgatcatgagaacggtgaggaatcagcccagaacaacacgggaggatcttgttaatgatctcaaggcagctgggaccatagtcaccaagaaaacaattggtaacacactacgccgtgaaggactgaaatcctgcagtgcccgcaaggtccccctgctcaagaaagcacatgtacatgcccgtctgaagtttgccaacatctgaatgattcagaggagaactgggtcaaagtgttgtggtcagatgagaccaaaatcgagctctttggcatcaactcaactctccgtgtttggaggaggaggaatgaccccaagaacaccatccccactgtcaaacatggaggtgaaaacattatgctttgggggtgtttttctgctaaggggacaggacaactgcaccgcatcaaagggacgatggacggggccatgtaccgtcaaatcttgggtgagaacctccttccctcagccagggcattgaaaatgggtcatggatggtattccagcatgacaatgacccaaaacacacagccaaggcaacaaaggagtggttcaagaagaagcacattaaggtcctggagtggactagccagtctccagacgttaatcccatagaaaatctgtggagggagctgaaggttcgagttgccaaacgtcagcctcgaaaccttaatgacttggagaggatctgcaaagaggagagggaaaaaatccctcctgagatgtgtgcaaacctggtggccaactacaagaaacgtctgacctctgtgattgccaacaagggttttgccaccaagtactaagtcaaaggggtcaaatacttatttccctcattaacatgcaaatcaatgtataacttttttgaaatgcgtttttctggatttttttgttgttattctgtctctcactgttaaaatatacctaccattaaaattatagactgatcatttctttgtcagtgggcaaacgtacaaaataagcaggggatcaaatacttttttcccccactgtatcagAAAGAAATACGTCATATtgcacacaaaaatatatatcaacgTCACGTGGTTGGGATGCTGGGTTGGACATGCACAGTGTGCCCAGGTGGTTAGAGATGAGAGCAGATCCTTCACAGGGTCACAGGCATGTAATTCATGATTCATTAAAAGCTCTAATTGTATATTAATGTTATTTGGTGCTGAATTGTCAATGTATGACCAATGTGATGCTGTTCAAGTTCATAACAAATGGAGGCAGCATCACATTGACAAAACATATCAGCTAATAATGCTCAAAATCAAGGCAAGCCAATTCGAATAGTGAAAGCAATTTAGTTTCATATCTGTACAGTCCTGCCCTTACATAGTTATtttgatcaaactgtcaattaAGTGTCTGACACACcatttgtgtatatacagtatgttaatgttatttttcgttttttacttatattaactatatcacccagcagtggatcatCCAAAGATGTTTCCTCTAAGTTAATATACTATACCTAACTCTATACACAGATATAGTCTGATTGAAGTAACAATAGTTTGTAATAGAATGGCGTGTCAGTATCATGGTTCAGGGTTCAGGGACTAGGCCTACACCCTAATTCACTGTGAGTGAGATCTTGAGTCCGCCACCTTAGGAAATAATGACCCTTCTTCTGAAAACACCAACATGATAAAAGCATagcctattaataataaagtacagcatacaataaaacatagtgAGCAACATATACACTGGCCTCAGATTGTACACTTGTAAACTTTAATGTAGGTTTCATGAATAGTATCTTGATTAATGCCTGCACATGAATGTCCACATGGATTTCTCCGTCATTTGGCTCTAATGCCTGTGACCCTGTGAAGGATCCGCCCAACCCAACATCTCCACCACGTCActttatatttttctatttttctgctttatgatatatccactttggtatatgatttcttttttctgttattttttaattaaacggCCCCTCATACGCCACCCGCAGTAATTATATTGAGGAGGGGGGGACCTCAACCACTCTAACTATATGCCCCGGGCAGGTTCATTGCTTGCACACCCAGTACGCAGACACTACAGGGAAAAGGGAAAATATTATACAAACTATTTCAAGAGGCAGGTCAAGACGTCTGTCTTAAGATTGCACAGTTCACAGCGGGacttaaataaattaagtaaaatgaacctttaaccctttgagcagtatgAATGTACAAGTATGTTGTAAGAGAGGTGGGTGGGCTCCACGGAGTATTGACATACCGATATGTTCTACAATAGAAAGGTAATAAAGTGCATATGAAACTATGTAAAACTAGCTACAGCcatgtttcttttttcatttcacacagagagttgtcacaatctggaaccaactactcagcagtgtggttgaagctgaaaatttgggaacatttaaaaataaactggatatGACCCTTGGATCACtaacttattaatggacaccaaacaaacacgatgggtcgaatggcctcctctcgtttgtaaactttcttatgttctatgttcTTATAATTTGACAATCAAATGTTACTGTAAATGAATTTAATGTGGTCTCTGTCTTGTTATTTTGGACATCTTCAGTGTTTTAGACTAACAAAACTACTAAACAACATTAAAAGTCCAGTCAGAAAAAAACCCTGCATATGGTTACAAGCTTTGTAGTGATAAATCAGACACCTTGGTCTGATTTGTAATTTACGATTAGCAgtcaaagtgttatttagtttattacaAAGTAAACTATTTGTCAGTGAGTGTCCTGTTAAAACAGTGGATGATTTACTCAAGTCATACTGTATTCAGTGCAGCAAGGTCATACACAccgtattttttttaaaggaaaacacaTAAAACAGGGAGTACAGAACACAAGGTGCCTTCTGGCATTTTATTTTGGCTTTTCAGCAAACATGCAATAACAGAAAAATATCCTCCTCATGGATGTATATGCTCAAAAAACACAACTAAAACTGAGACTGTGAGTCATGGCACTACCTGGTTGCAATAT includes these proteins:
- the LOC136746855 gene encoding olfactory receptor 1E16-like → MNSPNSTLPLNATFVRPQFFYISGLYNLPNAKYYYIFLCFVYVVTIIGNSFILFIIYMERSLHTPKYVAVCNLAIVDVCSSTAIIPKLIDTFLFDSQFIRYEACLANMYFVLFFSAMQSIILVVLAYDRFVAICFPLRYYNIITNTSMVVILAVMWAITALLAVTATLLFTRLSFCRSIVINSYVCDYGPAIHLACNDNSLNFIMGTLGTTIFFVAPVAVIALSYVCIIFALLKIATQEGRLKAMQTCTSHLILVAIFYLPICATYISTLSSTIHPNARIINTSLACVIPPMLNPIISSLKTEEIMSTIKKLYRKRNKLNSYGTEE